DNA sequence from the Paenibacillus physcomitrellae genome:
TCTCTTCCAGAGCATAAGGTCTGTCATTGGGTTTGCCAGTGCGGGTATTGTACTCCACGCCGTGCGGATAAGCCCCCGTCACCTTGAAGTCGGGGCTGGCGCTGATTTTCTTGTGTCCGGTTCCGGCAGGCAGAACGATGACGTCCCCGGCGTGGAGCTCCAGCTGCTCACCTTGTTCTCCGCCGATTTGCAGCAGGGCTGACCCGCTGATTACACCAAGCACCTCATGCGTATTGCTGTGGTAATGATGATAATCAAACACGCCGTTTGTCCAGCTGCCCCGCCAGTTATGTTTGTTAAACAGCGCTTCGGCTCCCCGCGGATTGCTTTCCATGGCGCCGGTGTAGAGCAGAACCGGAAGATGGGGATGATTCGGAATGATGCCGTCATCCTCGAAGAACAACTTTTTTAATTCAGCTTCAGGCATAACAGCCGCCTCCTGGAGATTAGATGCAATATAAGAAACAAATAAACAGATTGTAAACATTTTTAACGTTTTTGAGACCCGTTTTTTCGGGAGAAAGACTATGATCAAATTAAGAAAAAGAGACCAAATAGCCGTTTGAAATTCTGTCAGATGGTTATTGAAGGATAAATAGTGTGCCGAGTCTATGAAAGGCGCGTAAGAGGGGTGTGGAAGATGTTAAAAAGATTGGGATCGTCGCTGCTGCTGCTTGTGCTGATTGCTGCCGGATTGTCGTTTTTAATGCCTAAGGATGCTGTTGGTGAAGGAAACGCCGCAGGCGCAGTCGCTGCAGCAGCCGCACAAACGCAGGCAGGCTCCCAACCGACCACTTTTACCGCCTATATTCATACGCTTAAACAGCCTGACGGTGCCATCCGTATGGTAGTGGATCCGATCGGCTGGTATCAGGGGGAAGCGGCGAGCGCCGTTTTCAAACAGGAAGATCCGGAAGGTTATGCCGAGCTGGGCGGAGCGCCGGACGATTACTACATTGTGAACCATTCGGAGGATAACGTGGCTTATACGGTAAGTCCTGATGCGGCGGTGCTGATGCAGCTTTATGACCGTGACGGTCATCCGGAGAATGCGGATATTCAGCCAAACGAAGTGATTACGCTGAGCAAATTTATTCAGGTGTTCAACCAAGGCGGGCTGCTGG
Encoded proteins:
- a CDS encoding cupin domain-containing protein, giving the protein MPEAELKKLFFEDDGIIPNHPHLPVLLYTGAMESNPRGAEALFNKHNWRGSWTNGVFDYHHYHSNTHEVLGVISGSALLQIGGEQGEQLELHAGDVIVLPAGTGHKKISASPDFKVTGAYPHGVEYNTRTGKPNDRPYALEEISRVPVPDIDPVYGKHGPLTRIWLMHTQANQE